The following proteins are co-located in the Trichormus variabilis 0441 genome:
- a CDS encoding YheT family hydrolase: MICFPPYNPPVFLRNGVVTTVYTTLWGKRYWQNTTPHLEPQYHKTVLMGGQNVPIFCLIAIPENAHSTIVGTYGITGDLENEWFLRLLGRKAYAQGFAVVLFDWRAHGKTAELSPTLTSDGLFEGEDFVRIAAGAAAMGCPSKFWFTGFSLGGQLALWGLKAAADLTNGTEYFGLKYSDIGGGAVICPNLDATRSLSYLVRHPVGKYLEQSIAKNLKKLAWRIHDHHPGTLDSEAIERANTIWDFDNELVIKRLGFPSVETYYAASSPLQLLPEISKPSLIVYAADDPLFHPELVPELQATCDSNPKIDLLMTRYGGHMGYLSSKKGQIQAQDADPWWAWNRVLQWLEYIRKF, translated from the coding sequence ATGATATGTTTCCCTCCCTACAATCCGCCTGTATTTCTGAGAAATGGTGTTGTTACAACTGTTTACACTACTTTGTGGGGAAAACGTTATTGGCAAAATACAACTCCCCATTTAGAACCTCAGTATCATAAAACAGTATTAATGGGTGGGCAAAATGTACCTATTTTTTGTTTGATTGCCATACCTGAAAATGCCCACAGTACGATTGTAGGGACTTATGGCATTACAGGCGATCTAGAAAATGAATGGTTTTTGAGATTGCTGGGACGTAAAGCATATGCTCAAGGATTTGCTGTAGTTTTATTTGATTGGCGCGCCCACGGCAAAACAGCCGAATTATCACCAACACTAACTTCTGATGGTTTATTTGAAGGTGAAGATTTTGTCAGAATTGCGGCTGGTGCGGCTGCTATGGGATGTCCCAGTAAATTTTGGTTTACAGGGTTTTCCTTAGGAGGACAACTGGCGTTGTGGGGACTGAAAGCTGCGGCAGACTTAACTAATGGCACTGAGTATTTTGGGCTAAAATATAGTGACATTGGAGGTGGTGCAGTAATTTGCCCAAATTTAGATGCAACGCGATCGCTCAGTTACTTAGTTCGCCATCCTGTAGGTAAGTATTTAGAACAGAGTATCGCCAAAAACCTCAAGAAATTAGCATGGCGAATACATGATCACCATCCAGGCACCCTAGACTCAGAAGCCATTGAACGAGCTAACACCATTTGGGATTTTGACAATGAACTGGTAATTAAGCGCCTTGGTTTCCCATCCGTAGAAACTTATTATGCGGCAAGCAGTCCTTTACAACTGTTACCAGAGATATCAAAACCTAGTCTCATTGTTTACGCTGCGGATGACCCGCTATTTCATCCAGAACTTGTTCCCGAATTACAAGCCACTTGTGACAGCAATCCCAAGATAGATTTACTGATGACTCGTTATGGTGGTCACATGGGCTATCTAAGTAGCAAAAAAGGTCAGATACAAGCCCAAGATGCTGATCCTTGGTGGGCGTGGAATCGCGTTTTGCAGTGGTTGGAATACATCAGAAAATTTTGA
- a CDS encoding PEP-CTERM sorting domain-containing protein (PEP-CTERM proteins occur, often in large numbers, in the proteomes of bacteria that also encode an exosortase, a predicted intramembrane cysteine proteinase. The presence of a PEP-CTERM domain at a protein's C-terminus predicts cleavage within the sorting domain, followed by covalent anchoring to some some component of the (usually Gram-negative) cell surface. Many PEP-CTERM proteins exhibit an unusual sequence composition that includes large numbers of potential glycosylation sites. Expression of one such protein has been shown restore the ability of a bacterium to form floc, a type of biofilm.), producing MKSIRNQIQATLAVAAVTSMATLANISSADAASYRLDWIGSQGYSAQGRFDYDNIFQGSVITRDQLSRFDISFFDPQGTLLQSFKYSFPNPSSTFNFNFDTVTGTILQTDSFNTPNGFDLGIDFNTTLAGLSFYTYQGADLSALGLPTTIFLKDDLSPEVCGTFPNCRLDNGGQLTASVIPEPGVIFGLLAVGSLARVLKKKPASV from the coding sequence ATGAAAAGCATACGTAACCAAATCCAAGCTACTTTAGCTGTTGCTGCTGTTACTTCAATGGCTACTTTAGCCAATATCTCCAGTGCTGATGCTGCTTCCTACAGACTTGATTGGATAGGAAGTCAAGGTTATTCAGCTCAAGGACGTTTCGACTACGACAATATTTTCCAAGGAAGCGTTATTACCCGCGATCAACTAAGCCGTTTCGATATTTCTTTCTTTGACCCCCAAGGAACTTTGTTGCAAAGTTTCAAGTACAGTTTCCCGAATCCTAGCAGTACTTTTAATTTCAACTTTGATACAGTTACAGGGACTATCCTACAAACTGATAGCTTTAACACACCCAACGGCTTTGATTTGGGTATTGACTTCAACACAACCTTAGCAGGATTGTCTTTCTATACTTATCAAGGAGCTGATCTGTCTGCGCTGGGATTACCTACCACTATATTTTTGAAAGATGATCTCTCTCCAGAAGTCTGCGGCACATTTCCCAACTGTCGATTAGATAATGGTGGTCAATTGACAGCAAGTGTTATCCCCGAACCTGGGGTCATTTTCGGTTTGTTAGCAGTTGGTTCCTTGGCTAGAGTCCTCAAAAAAAAGCCAGCATCAGTCTAG
- a CDS encoding alkaline phosphatase PhoX: protein MAFSRRKFFTIAGATAAGTLAASPLEGLLARAAFGQTTPTTTGYGPLFPGADGLLAVPNGFQYRVISRAGDRMIDGNTVPGAHDGMAAFPGPRGTTILVCNHELSNNSGTQVIVPQGYGYDSASRGGTTNLVIGANRQLIKQFATLGGTIRNCAGGPTPWGSWITCEENVSTPTSTDGSTKFHGYNFEVPASATGPVQAVPLKAMGRFNHEAIAVDPATGIVYQTEDSGDSLFYRFIPNVPGQLALGGKLQALRIGGTPGSSNSVNTATGFNTGQTWTNIDWVDIPEPDPTTDNVRVQGRNLGAARFARGEGIWYGNGELYFCSTSGGPGSRGQVFRYVPATNTLQLFVQSPSASDLRAPDNICVAPFGDLIICEDGAAPNFLRGVTPEGKLYNLVRNNFQGGSSEFAGACFSPDGQTLFVNMQGPGITFAIWGPWNSRV, encoded by the coding sequence ATGGCATTCTCCAGACGTAAATTTTTCACAATAGCAGGTGCAACTGCTGCCGGAACATTAGCTGCTTCTCCTTTAGAAGGGCTTCTGGCTAGAGCCGCTTTCGGTCAGACAACGCCTACAACCACAGGATATGGTCCACTTTTCCCCGGTGCCGACGGGCTTTTAGCAGTACCAAACGGATTTCAGTATCGGGTTATATCTCGTGCAGGCGATCGCATGATCGATGGTAATACGGTACCTGGCGCTCATGATGGTATGGCAGCTTTCCCAGGGCCCAGAGGCACAACAATATTGGTTTGTAACCACGAATTGAGCAACAATTCTGGAACACAAGTAATCGTACCCCAAGGCTACGGCTACGATTCTGCTAGTAGAGGTGGTACTACCAACTTGGTTATCGGTGCTAATCGCCAGCTAATTAAACAGTTTGCTACTCTTGGTGGAACTATTCGTAACTGTGCAGGTGGTCCAACTCCTTGGGGTTCATGGATTACTTGTGAAGAAAATGTCAGCACACCCACTAGCACTGATGGGTCTACAAAGTTCCACGGTTATAACTTTGAAGTTCCAGCTAGTGCAACTGGTCCTGTACAGGCAGTTCCTCTCAAGGCAATGGGACGGTTTAATCATGAAGCTATAGCTGTAGACCCCGCAACCGGAATTGTTTACCAGACAGAAGATAGCGGCGATAGTCTATTCTACCGTTTCATCCCTAATGTACCCGGCCAATTAGCACTAGGTGGTAAACTCCAAGCACTGAGAATAGGCGGCACTCCTGGCAGTAGTAATAGTGTTAACACTGCAACTGGTTTCAATACAGGACAAACATGGACTAACATAGATTGGGTAGATATTCCTGAACCAGACCCAACTACAGATAATGTCCGTGTACAAGGACGTAATTTAGGAGCGGCTAGATTTGCCCGTGGGGAAGGTATTTGGTACGGTAATGGTGAATTGTACTTCTGTTCTACCAGTGGTGGGCCTGGAAGTCGTGGCCAAGTTTTCCGTTATGTTCCTGCTACTAATACACTTCAACTGTTTGTACAGTCTCCAAGTGCATCTGATCTTCGTGCGCCTGACAACATTTGTGTTGCACCTTTTGGCGATCTGATTATATGTGAGGATGGGGCGGCTCCCAATTTCTTGAGAGGTGTAACTCCTGAAGGAAAACTATATAATTTGGTACGTAACAACTTTCAGGGTGGTAGTAGTGAGTTTGCTGGAGCTTGCTTCTCTCCTGATGGTCAGACTCTGTTTGTCAATATGCAGGGCCCTGGTATTACCTTCGCAATTTGGGGTCCTTGGAATTCACGAGTTTAG
- a CDS encoding Uma2 family endonuclease, translating into MQNTETTLQLRLWTVEEYHRMAEAGIFGADERVELLEGKIIWMIAKGTAHRSAVTRTDRLLQNSLKDLALICVQDPVKLNDRSEPEPDIAVVKIDPLDYADHHPTPSEVYLIIEVADSSLKLDCVTKSQAYSQAGITDYWVLDVINRQLHVFRQPTPQGYESKVVLAEDATIVPLEFPDLQIAILDMLPPVKKS; encoded by the coding sequence ATGCAAAACACAGAAACGACATTACAACTTCGTCTGTGGACAGTTGAAGAATACCACCGGATGGCTGAAGCTGGTATTTTTGGTGCAGATGAACGGGTGGAACTTCTAGAAGGAAAGATTATTTGGATGATTGCTAAAGGAACAGCTCATCGGTCGGCAGTAACTCGGACAGATAGATTACTGCAAAATAGTTTAAAGGATTTAGCGCTAATATGTGTTCAAGATCCTGTAAAGTTAAACGATCGCTCTGAACCAGAACCCGATATTGCTGTTGTCAAAATAGATCCTTTAGACTACGCAGACCACCATCCTACACCATCTGAAGTTTACCTGATTATTGAAGTAGCCGATAGCAGTCTGAAACTAGATTGTGTAACTAAATCTCAGGCTTATTCCCAAGCAGGAATTACTGATTATTGGGTGTTAGATGTAATTAATCGCCAATTGCACGTTTTTCGGCAACCGACTCCACAAGGCTACGAAAGCAAAGTAGTTTTGGCAGAAGATGCAACGATCGTACCCTTAGAGTTTCCTGATTTGCAGATAGCGATTTTAGATATGTTACCACCAGTCAAGAAGTCATGA
- a CDS encoding Uma2 family endonuclease: MLQVKHRFQSFDEYLSYDDGTDKLYELFNGELIEMPPESGTNVQIANRLFLIFALLVGIDRVRGHGLELEVRGEPRNRYPDLTIIREEHIQQLAKRNTIRLSMLPPLLVIEVVSPGELQRDRDFIAKRSQYQDCGIPEYWIIDPETKTLLVLELTGKTYTEIGNFSGDDLVVSPQFNQLNLKVSQILESVNPA, translated from the coding sequence ATGCTACAAGTAAAACATCGCTTTCAAAGCTTTGACGAGTACCTATCTTATGATGATGGCACGGATAAACTCTATGAGTTGTTCAATGGAGAATTAATCGAAATGCCTCCAGAATCGGGAACTAATGTTCAAATTGCAAATCGCCTTTTCCTCATTTTTGCATTGCTTGTAGGAATTGATCGAGTTCGCGGACATGGTTTAGAACTGGAGGTGAGAGGAGAACCCAGAAACCGTTATCCTGACCTAACCATTATTCGAGAAGAGCATATTCAGCAGTTAGCCAAGCGCAATACTATTCGTCTATCAATGCTACCTCCACTATTAGTAATTGAAGTGGTTAGCCCTGGAGAATTGCAACGAGATAGAGATTTTATTGCCAAGCGATCGCAGTATCAAGATTGTGGTATTCCTGAATATTGGATTATTGACCCTGAAACTAAAACTTTATTAGTCTTAGAACTTACTGGTAAGACATACACGGAGATAGGTAACTTTTCTGGTGATGATTTAGTTGTATCTCCACAATTTAATCAACTAAATCTCAAAGTATCGCAAATATTGGAATCAGTAAATCCAGCTTAA
- a CDS encoding HAD family hydrolase, producing MTTIKCRDIAFTNIQAILFDKNGTLENSEVYLRSLGQKAARIIDAQVPGIGEPLLMAFGINGDTLDPAGLMSVASRRETEIATAAYIAETGKGWFESLKIARQALDDAEKYIGVTPAPLFTGALEVLQSLSQAGLKLGIVSAATTSEVKNFVAQHNLSSYIQAQVGVDNGPSKPDPILFLQACQALGVEPEATLMVGDAVGDMQMARNAQAAGCIGITWVNKPDNVQGADVVINRLDEIQILES from the coding sequence GTGACTACTATTAAATGTAGAGATATCGCATTTACTAATATTCAAGCGATTTTATTTGATAAAAACGGTACGCTAGAAAATTCAGAAGTCTATTTGCGATCGCTTGGACAAAAAGCAGCGAGAATTATAGATGCCCAAGTACCAGGAATTGGGGAACCTTTATTAATGGCCTTTGGTATTAACGGCGATACACTCGACCCAGCCGGTTTAATGTCGGTAGCCAGTCGCCGCGAAACAGAAATAGCCACAGCCGCCTATATTGCCGAAACTGGGAAAGGATGGTTTGAGTCATTAAAAATAGCGCGTCAAGCCTTAGATGATGCCGAAAAATATATTGGTGTAACTCCTGCACCTCTTTTCACTGGTGCATTAGAAGTATTGCAATCTCTCTCACAAGCCGGACTAAAACTTGGCATTGTTTCAGCAGCAACAACATCAGAAGTAAAAAACTTTGTCGCACAACATAACTTAAGTAGTTATATCCAAGCCCAAGTAGGTGTAGATAACGGCCCCAGTAAGCCAGACCCCATATTATTTTTACAAGCTTGCCAAGCTTTAGGAGTAGAACCAGAAGCCACATTAATGGTAGGTGATGCTGTAGGTGATATGCAAATGGCTCGTAACGCTCAAGCCGCAGGTTGTATTGGTATTACTTGGGTGAATAAACCAGATAATGTCCAAGGTGCGGATGTAGTGATTAATCGGCTAGATGAAATTCAAATTTTAGAAAGCTAA
- a CDS encoding 30S ribosomal protein S1, which translates to MVNQNLTATEIGFTHEDFAALLDKYDYHFSPGDVVPGTVFSIEPRGALIDIGAKTAAYIPIQEMSINRVDAPEEVLQSNETREFFILTDENEDGQLTLSIRRIEYMRAWERVRQLQAEDATVRSGVFATNRGGALVRIEGLRGFIPGSHISTRKPKEELVGEELPLKFLEVDEERNRLVLSHRRALVERKMNRLEVGEVVIGTVRGIKPYGAFIDIGGVSGLLHISEISHEHIDTPHSVFNVNDEVKVMIIDLDAERGRISLSTKQLEPEPGDMIKNRDLVYDKAEEMAAKYREQLLAKQQGIALPAEGAEDLIEEEIPSATEDAVAEEEISAVEEIPAAIED; encoded by the coding sequence ATGGTCAATCAGAATTTAACCGCTACAGAAATTGGATTCACTCACGAAGATTTCGCTGCCCTACTTGACAAATACGACTATCACTTTAGCCCAGGAGATGTCGTACCAGGTACAGTTTTTAGTATAGAACCGCGCGGCGCTCTGATTGACATAGGTGCTAAAACAGCAGCTTATATACCTATACAAGAAATGTCTATAAACCGGGTCGATGCCCCGGAAGAAGTTTTACAATCAAACGAAACAAGAGAATTTTTCATCCTCACCGATGAAAACGAAGATGGACAGTTAACCCTTTCCATCCGCAGAATTGAGTATATGCGTGCTTGGGAGCGAGTACGCCAGTTACAAGCAGAAGATGCTACAGTGCGCTCTGGTGTATTTGCCACCAATCGTGGGGGGGCGTTGGTCAGAATTGAAGGACTACGGGGCTTTATTCCTGGTTCTCACATCAGCACCCGCAAACCCAAAGAAGAATTAGTAGGCGAAGAACTGCCTTTAAAATTCCTAGAAGTAGACGAAGAACGTAACCGCTTAGTTCTCTCTCACCGTCGTGCGTTAGTTGAACGCAAGATGAACCGCCTAGAAGTGGGCGAAGTCGTCATCGGTACAGTACGTGGTATCAAACCCTACGGTGCATTCATCGACATCGGTGGTGTTAGCGGCTTGCTGCACATCTCGGAAATTTCTCACGAGCATATCGATACACCTCACAGTGTATTTAACGTCAATGATGAAGTGAAAGTGATGATCATTGACTTGGATGCAGAAAGAGGTAGAATATCTCTCTCTACTAAACAGCTGGAACCAGAACCCGGTGACATGATTAAAAACCGTGATTTGGTTTACGATAAAGCCGAAGAAATGGCAGCTAAGTATAGAGAACAACTGCTGGCTAAACAACAAGGTATCGCCTTACCCGCAGAAGGCGCAGAAGATTTGATTGAGGAAGAAATTCCCTCTGCAACTGAAGATGCTGTAGCTGAAGAAGAAATTTCAGCAGTTGAGGAAATCCCAGCAGCTATTGAAGACTAA
- a CDS encoding photosystem II reaction center protein T, protein MESVAYILILTLAIGVLFFAIAFREPPRIEKKEEK, encoded by the coding sequence ATGGAAAGCGTTGCTTACATTCTAATTTTGACCCTAGCAATAGGCGTTCTCTTTTTTGCGATCGCATTCCGCGAACCACCCCGCATTGAAAAAAAAGAAGAGAAATAA
- the psbB gene encoding photosystem II chlorophyll-binding protein CP47, with protein sequence MGLPWYRVHTVVLNDPGRLISVHLMHTALVAGWAGSMALYELAIYDPSDPVLNPMWRQGMFVLPFMARLGVTQSWGGWSVTGGTATDPGFWSFEGVAAAHIVLSGLLFLAAVWHWVYWDLELFRDPRTGEPALDLPKMFGIHLFLSGLLCFGFGAFHLTGLFGPGMWISDPYGVTGSVQPVAPEWGPDGFNPFNPGGVVAHHIAAGIVGIIAGLFHLTVRPPERLYKALRMGNIETVLSSSIAAVFFAAFVVAGTMWYGNATTPIELFGPTRYQWDQGYFHQEIERRVQSSVAQGASLSEAWSQIPEKLAFYDYVGNSPAKGGLFRTGPMVKGDGIAQSWQGHGVFKDAEGRELTVRRLPNFFETFPVILTDADGVVRADIPFRRAESKYSFEQSGVTVSFYGGDLDGKTFTDPADVKKYARKAQGGEIFEFDRETLNSDGVFRTSPRGWFTFGHAVFALLFFFGHLWHGARTIYRDVFAGVEADLEEQVEWGLFQKVGDKSTRVRKEA encoded by the coding sequence ATGGGACTACCCTGGTACCGAGTACATACAGTAGTTCTGAATGACCCAGGGCGACTGATTTCTGTACACTTGATGCACACAGCCCTGGTGGCAGGTTGGGCTGGTTCGATGGCACTATACGAACTAGCTATTTATGACCCCAGCGATCCGGTTCTCAACCCGATGTGGCGGCAAGGGATGTTCGTGCTACCCTTCATGGCACGGTTAGGAGTTACCCAATCTTGGGGCGGTTGGAGCGTTACTGGTGGTACAGCAACTGACCCTGGCTTCTGGTCATTTGAAGGGGTTGCCGCAGCCCACATCGTGCTTTCTGGTTTATTATTCCTAGCTGCCGTTTGGCACTGGGTTTACTGGGATTTGGAACTCTTTAGAGATCCTCGTACCGGTGAACCTGCGCTAGATTTGCCAAAAATGTTTGGCATTCACCTGTTCTTATCCGGTTTACTCTGTTTCGGCTTTGGTGCTTTCCACCTCACAGGCTTATTCGGCCCTGGAATGTGGATTTCTGACCCCTATGGAGTCACAGGTAGCGTCCAGCCAGTAGCGCCCGAATGGGGTCCAGATGGGTTTAACCCATTTAACCCTGGTGGCGTAGTAGCTCACCACATTGCGGCTGGGATTGTCGGTATCATTGCTGGTTTATTCCACCTCACTGTCAGACCCCCCGAAAGGCTTTACAAAGCTTTACGGATGGGTAACATTGAAACCGTACTTTCCAGCAGTATCGCCGCAGTATTCTTCGCAGCTTTCGTAGTTGCAGGAACCATGTGGTACGGCAACGCTACTACACCCATCGAACTGTTTGGACCCACACGCTATCAATGGGATCAAGGCTACTTCCATCAAGAAATTGAGCGCCGTGTACAATCAAGCGTAGCTCAAGGTGCAAGTCTTTCCGAAGCTTGGTCACAGATTCCCGAAAAACTAGCTTTCTATGATTACGTCGGTAACAGCCCCGCTAAAGGTGGTTTGTTCCGTACAGGGCCAATGGTTAAGGGTGATGGTATTGCCCAATCTTGGCAAGGTCACGGAGTATTCAAAGATGCTGAAGGCCGGGAATTGACAGTACGTCGTCTGCCCAACTTCTTTGAAACCTTCCCAGTAATCTTGACAGATGCTGATGGTGTTGTCCGCGCTGACATCCCCTTCCGTCGAGCAGAATCCAAGTATAGCTTTGAACAATCAGGCGTAACAGTTAGCTTCTACGGTGGCGATTTGGACGGTAAAACCTTTACTGATCCCGCCGATGTGAAGAAATACGCCCGTAAAGCTCAAGGTGGAGAAATATTTGAATTCGACCGCGAAACCTTAAACTCTGACGGTGTATTCCGTACATCCCCCAGAGGTTGGTTTACCTTTGGTCACGCTGTATTTGCTTTGTTATTCTTCTTTGGCCACCTCTGGCACGGCGCTCGGACAATATACCGAGACGTATTCGCCGGTGTGGAAGCCGATCTAGAAGAACAAGTAGAGTGGGGTCTATTCCAGAAAGTGGGTGACAAATCAACCCGCGTCCGGAAGGAAGCTTAA
- a CDS encoding ABC transporter substrate-binding protein: protein MNWFALSGRQWGRMTKFFSLFCLCLVLVISCTPRQQTTTPTSSATNSPSGDGRITVGTTLKPRTLDPADAYELASLGLVFNMSDRLYTYEPGSTVIQPQLATALPKVSQDGLTYTILLRQGVLFHDGTAFNAKAMEFSIQRFIENKGKPSFLLADTIASVKATGDYELTIQLKKPFAAFPSLLAFSGVCAVSPTAYELGAGKFKPDTFVGTGPYKLAQYGTDSLRFDVFDKYWGEKPKNQGINVQIQTSPVNLFNAFRTGAVDVAYQSLQPDQIKSLEAGAKKGDWQGITSQGSVVTFMALNRNQEPLDKLEVRQAVATIIDRQLLNQRALFGQAEPLYSLIPTTFDVSQPIFKEKYGDANFDKAKQLLTAAGFSPENPAKVQIWYPASSATRSLAAQTLKAIAEQNLGGILQFEVSTVEGATFYKDISKGVYPAALVDWYPDFLDPDNYVQPFLACQKGSVVKGCEEGGSQTQGSFYYNEAVNKLIDQQRQEQNPATRQKIFTEIQTQLSTDIPYIPLWQSKDYVFAQKGVSSVQLDPSQILVYKSIVKGQ from the coding sequence ATGAACTGGTTTGCTTTGTCTGGTAGACAGTGGGGACGGATGACAAAATTCTTCTCTTTATTCTGTCTCTGTTTAGTTTTGGTTATCAGTTGCACTCCTCGCCAACAAACAACTACACCAACATCAAGTGCTACTAATAGTCCCTCAGGGGATGGTCGAATTACAGTGGGGACGACACTCAAACCACGAACCCTAGATCCGGCTGATGCGTATGAATTAGCCTCTTTGGGGTTAGTGTTTAATATGAGCGATCGCCTCTATACTTATGAACCAGGTAGTACAGTAATTCAGCCACAATTGGCTACAGCACTACCAAAAGTTAGCCAGGATGGTTTGACTTATACCATACTCTTACGTCAGGGAGTGCTTTTTCACGATGGTACTGCTTTCAATGCTAAAGCAATGGAATTTAGTATCCAGCGCTTTATTGAAAATAAAGGCAAACCCTCGTTCTTACTAGCTGATACCATAGCTTCGGTGAAAGCTACAGGCGATTATGAGCTAACAATTCAACTAAAAAAACCCTTTGCAGCGTTTCCTTCACTGTTAGCATTTTCTGGAGTTTGTGCAGTTTCACCTACAGCTTATGAACTAGGTGCAGGAAAGTTTAAACCAGATACTTTTGTAGGGACTGGCCCTTACAAATTGGCGCAATATGGTACAGATTCACTACGCTTCGATGTATTTGATAAATATTGGGGAGAAAAACCCAAGAATCAAGGCATTAATGTACAGATTCAAACTAGTCCGGTAAATCTATTTAATGCTTTCCGTACTGGTGCGGTAGATGTAGCTTATCAGTCTCTACAACCAGACCAAATTAAAAGCTTAGAAGCAGGTGCTAAAAAAGGAGATTGGCAAGGGATAACATCTCAAGGTAGTGTTGTTACTTTTATGGCTTTGAATCGCAATCAAGAGCCTTTAGATAAACTAGAAGTCAGACAAGCAGTAGCGACAATTATTGACCGTCAACTTTTAAATCAAAGAGCTTTATTTGGTCAAGCTGAACCACTTTATAGCTTAATTCCTACCACTTTTGATGTGTCCCAACCAATCTTTAAAGAAAAGTATGGTGATGCAAACTTTGATAAAGCTAAACAATTGCTAACTGCGGCGGGGTTTTCTCCTGAAAATCCAGCAAAAGTACAGATTTGGTATCCCGCTAGTTCCGCCACTCGCAGTTTGGCAGCCCAGACCTTAAAAGCGATCGCCGAGCAAAACCTTGGTGGTATACTTCAGTTTGAAGTTAGTACCGTTGAAGGTGCTACCTTTTATAAGGACATCTCAAAGGGTGTATATCCAGCAGCTTTAGTTGATTGGTATCCCGACTTTTTAGACCCAGATAATTATGTACAGCCATTCTTAGCTTGTCAGAAAGGGTCAGTTGTTAAAGGATGTGAAGAGGGCGGTAGCCAAACTCAAGGTTCTTTTTACTATAACGAAGCTGTCAACAAATTAATCGACCAGCAACGTCAAGAGCAAAATCCCGCAACCCGTCAGAAAATATTTACAGAAATTCAAACTCAATTATCAACTGATATTCCTTACATTCCTTTATGGCAAAGCAAAGACTATGTGTTTGCTCAAAAAGGTGTCAGCAGTGTACAACTTGACCCATCGCAAATTCTCGTTTATAAGTCGATAGTCAAAGGTCAATAG
- a CDS encoding ABC transporter permease, which yields MSRSKALQYYIVSRLLFAPLQLLTIITIVFLLLRATPGDPVDAILGGRASESVKEQYREQLGLNRPLFIQYLNYLGDLLHFDLGTSLTSRGQHVWNIIGQYFPATVELAVFSMAVALIVGILVGTLSASRPGTSFDIGGRLFGIITYALPMFWAGMLLQLIFSVQLGWFPNSNRFPPNLPPPPTFTGLYTVDSLLSGNLTQFFTSLHHLALPCLTLGILLSGIFERIVRVNLKQTLRADYVEAARARGIAENKILVSHALKNALIPVITVLGLTFASLLGGAILTEVTFSWPGLANRLYQAISDRDYPTVQGVLVFFGAIVVSASILIDILNAYVDPRIRY from the coding sequence ATGTCTCGCTCCAAAGCCCTACAATACTACATTGTCTCTCGGTTACTGTTCGCGCCCCTGCAACTGCTAACTATTATTACGATTGTATTTTTGTTACTTAGAGCTACACCAGGCGACCCGGTAGATGCGATTCTTGGTGGGCGTGCTTCAGAAAGTGTTAAAGAGCAATATCGAGAACAACTGGGTTTAAACCGACCTTTATTTATACAGTACCTAAATTATTTGGGTGATTTACTGCATTTTGATTTAGGGACATCTTTGACCAGTCGAGGACAGCACGTCTGGAATATCATTGGACAATATTTTCCGGCGACAGTAGAGTTAGCTGTGTTTAGTATGGCGGTGGCTCTAATTGTGGGAATTTTGGTAGGGACGCTTTCCGCTTCTCGTCCCGGAACTTCATTTGACATTGGCGGACGTTTATTTGGGATTATTACTTATGCACTCCCCATGTTTTGGGCGGGAATGCTGCTACAGTTAATTTTTTCAGTGCAGTTGGGTTGGTTTCCCAATTCCAATCGTTTTCCACCCAATCTTCCACCCCCGCCTACATTCACGGGTTTATATACAGTTGATAGTTTGCTCAGTGGTAACTTGACGCAGTTTTTCACATCGTTGCATCATTTAGCACTTCCTTGTCTCACCTTAGGAATTTTGCTGAGTGGAATTTTTGAGCGCATCGTCAGAGTTAATTTAAAGCAAACTCTAAGAGCCGATTATGTAGAAGCAGCTAGAGCTAGAGGAATTGCAGAAAATAAAATTTTAGTGTCGCACGCCTTAAAAAATGCCCTCATTCCGGTAATTACTGTTTTAGGATTAACCTTTGCTTCCCTGCTAGGTGGAGCGATTTTAACTGAAGTGACATTTTCCTGGCCTGGTTTGGCAAATCGGTTATATCAGGCAATCTCCGATCGCGATTATCCCACAGTCCAAGGTGTGCTGGTATTTTTTGGGGCGATCGTGGTGTCAGCAAGTATTTTAATCGATATTCTCAATGCTTACGTTGACCCACGTATTCGTTATTAA